One part of the Eubalaena glacialis isolate mEubGla1 chromosome 19, mEubGla1.1.hap2.+ XY, whole genome shotgun sequence genome encodes these proteins:
- the CAMTA2 gene encoding calmodulin-binding transcription activator 2 isoform X2, which translates to MNTKDTTEVAENSHHLKIFLPKKLLECLPRCALLPPERLRWNTNEEIASYLITFEKHDEWLSCAPKTRPQNGSIILYNRKKVKYRKDGYLWKKRKDGKTTREDHMKLKVQGMECLYGCYVHSSIVPTFHRRCYWLLQNPDIVLVHYLNVPALEDCGKGCSPIFCSISSDRREWLRWSREELLGQLKPMFHGIKWSCGNGTEEFSVEQLVQQILDTHPTKPAPRTHACLCSGGLGSGSLTHKCSSTKHRIISPKVEPRALTLTSVPHPHPPEPPPLIAPLPPELPKAHTSPSSSSSSSSSSGFAEPLEIRPSPPTSRGGSSTGGTAILLLTGLEQRTGGLTPTRHLAPQADPRPSMSLAVVVGSEPSAPPAPPSPAFDPDRFLNSPQRGQTYGGGQGVSPDFPETEAAHTPCPALEPAAALEPQAAARGPPPQPRAGGRRGNCFFIQDDDSGEELKAQGAAPPVPSPPPSPAPSPAPLEPSGRVGRGEALFGGAGGASELEPFSLSSFPDLMGELISDEAPSGPAPAPQLSPALSTITDFSPEWSYPEGGVKVLITGPWTEAAEHYSCVFDHIAVPASLVQPGVLRCYCPAHEVGLVSLQVAGREGPLSASVLFEYRARRFLSLPSTQLDWLSLDDNQFRMSILERLEQMEKRMAEIAAAGQAPYQGPDAPPIQDEGQGPGFEARVVVLVESMIPRSTWRGPERLAHGSPFRGMSLLHLAAAQGYARLIETLSQWRSVETGSLDLEQEVDPLNVDHFSCTPLMWACALGHLEAAVLLFRWNRQALSIPDSLGRLPLSVAHSRGHVRLARCLEELQRQEASAEPPLALSPPSSSPDTGLSSVSSPSELSDGTFSVTSAYSSALDGSPPPAPLPTSEITMEMVPGRLSSGAPEAPLLLMDYEATNPKGPPPSPPPLPPAPDGGAAPEETDSPPAVDVIPVDMISLAKQIIEATPERIKREDFVGLPEAGAPMRERTGAVGLSETMSWLASYLENVDHFPSSAPPSELPFERGRLAIPPAPSWAEFLSASASGKMESDFALLTLSDHEQRELYEAARVIQTAFRKYKGRRLKEQQEVAAAVIQRCYRKYRQFALYKKMTQAAILIQSKFRSYYEQKRFQQSRRAAVLIQQHYRSYRRRPGPPHRPTGTLPARNKGSFLTKKQDQAARKIMRFLRRCRHRMRELKQNQELEGLPQPGLAT; encoded by the exons ATGAATACCAAGGACACCACCGAGGTTGCTG AGAACAGCCACCACCTGAAGATCTTTCTACCCAAGAAGCTGCTGGAGTGTCTTCCTCGCTGTGCGCTGCTGCCTCCAGAGCGGCTACGGTGGAATACAAATGAG GAGATTGCATCCTACTTGATCACCTTcgagaagcatgatgagtggctATCCTGTGCACCCAAGACAAG GCCTCAGAATGGCTCTATTATCCTCTACAACCGCAAGAAGGTGAAATACCGGAAGGATGGTTACCTCTGGAAGAAGCGGAAGGACGGGAAGACCACCCGAGAGGACCACATGAAGCTGAAGGTCCAGGGCATGGAG TGTCTCTATGGCTGCTACGTTCACTCTTCCATCGTCCCCACATTCCATCGGCGCTGCTACTGGCTGCTCCAG AACCCTGACATCGTCCTTGTGCACTACCTGAACGTCCCAGCCCTGGAGGATTGTGGAAAGGGCTGCAGCCCCATCTTTTGTTCCATCAGCAGCGACCGTCGAGAGTGGCTCAGGTGGTCCCGGGAGGAGCTGTTGGGACAGCTGAAGCCCATGT TTCATGGCATCAAGTGGAGCTGTGGGAACGGGACAGAGGAGTTCTCTGTAGAGCAGCTGGTGCAGCAGATCCTGGACACCCACCCGACCAAGCCTGCACCCCGAACTCACGCCTGTCTCTGCAGTGGGGGCCTTG GTTCTGGGAGCCTTACCCACAAATGCAGCAGCACGAAACACCGCATCATCTCTCCCAAAGTGGAGCCCCGAGCTTTAACCCTGACCTCtgtcccccatccccatccccctgAACCCCCTCCACTGATAGCCCCACTTCCCCCAGAGCTCCCCAAGGCACATACCTCCccatcttcttcttcctcttcctcctcttcctccggCTTTGCGGAACCCCTAGAGATCAGACCTAGCCCTCCCACCTCCCGAGGGGGTTCTTCGACAGGAGGCACCGCTATCCTCCTCCTGACGGGACTGGAGCAGCGAACTGGGGGCTTGACGCCCACCAGGCACTTGGCTCCCCAGGCTGATCCTAGGCCTTCCATGAGCTTGGCTGTAGTCGTAGGCTCTGAGCCCTCTGCCCCACCagctcctcccagccctgcctttgaCCCGGATCGTTTTCTCAACAGCCCACAGAGGGGCCAGACATATGGAGGAGGGCAGGGGGTAAGCCCAGACTTCCCTGAGACAGAGGCTGCGCATACCCCCTGTCCTGCCCTAGAGCCCGCTGCTGCCCTGGAGCCCCAGGCAGCTGCTCGGGGTCCCCCTCCACAGCCCAGAGCAGGCGGGAGAAGAGGAAACTGCTTCTTCATTCAAGATGATGACAGTGGGGAGGAGCTCAAGGCCCAGGGGGCTGCCCCACCTGTACCTTCACCCCCTCCTTCACCCGCACCCTCACCTGCCCCCTTGGAGCCATCGGGCAGAGTAGGAAGAGGGGAGGCCTTGTTTGGAGGAGCTGGTGGGGCCAGTGAACTGGAGCccttcagtctttcatcattccCTGACCTCATGGGAGAACTCATCAGTGACGAAGCTCCGAgtggccctgccccagccccccagcTGTCTCCTGCTCTTAGCACCATCACAGACTTCTCCCCAGAGTGGTCCTACCCTGAG GGTGGGGTCAAGGTGCTCATCACAGGACCTTGGACAGAGGCTGCCGAGCATTACTCCTGCGTCTTCGATCACATCGCAGTGCCAGCCTCCCTTGTCCAGCCTGGTGTCTTACGCTGCTACTGTCCCG CCCATGAGGTTGGGCTGGTGTCTTTGCAGGTGGCAGGGCGGGAGGGACCCCTTTCTGCTTCTGTGCTCTTTGAGTATCGAGCCCGCCGATTCCTGTCACTGCCTAGTACTCAGCTTGACTGGTTGTCACTGGACG ACAACCAGTTCCGGATGTCCATCCTGGAGCGACTGGAGCAGATGGAGAAGCGGATGGCAGAGATTGCAGCAGCTGGGCAGGCCCCCTACCAGGGTCCTGATGCCCCTCCAATTCAG GATGAaggccaggggcccgggttcgaggCACGGGTGGTAGTCTTGGTAGAGAGCATGATCCCACGCTCCACCTGGAGGGGTCCTGAACGTCTGGCCCATGGAAGCCCCTTCCGGGGCATGAGCCTGCTGCACCTGGCCGCTGCCCAGGGCTACGCCCGCCTCATCGAGACCCTGAGCCAGTGGCG GAGTGTGGAGACCGGAAGCTTGGACTTAGAGCAAGAAGTTGACCCACTCAACGTGGACCATTTCTCTTGCACTCCTCTG ATGTGGGCTTGTGCCCTGGGCCACCTGGAGGCTGCCGTGCTCCTTTTCCGTTGGAACAGACAGGCACTGAGCATTCCCGACTCTCTGGGCCGCCTGCCCCTGTCCGTGGCTCATTCCCGGGGTCACGTGCGCCTCGCCCGCTGCCTTGAGGAACTGCAGAGACAGGAAGCTTCAGCTGAGCCCCCGCTTGCCCTGTCGCCGCCCTCCTCCAGCCCAGACACTG GTCTGAGCAGCGTCTCCTCGCCTTCGGAGCTATCGGATGGCACTTTCTCCGTCACATCAGCCTATTCTAGTGCCCTGGATGGGAGTCCTCCCCCTGCTCCTCTGCCGACCTCTGAGATTACTATGGAGATGGTCCCAGGCCGGCTCTCCTCTGGTGCCCCAGAGGCCCCCCTACTCCTCATGGACTATGAAGCCACCAACCCCAAAGGGCCCCCACCCTCACCGCCTCCTCTCCCACCGGCCCCAGATGGTGGGGCTGCTCCAGAGGAAACTGACAGCCCACCAGCTGTGGATGTGATCCCG GTGGACATGATCTCACTGGCCAAGCAGATCATCGAAGCCACACCAGAGCGGATTAAACGGGAGGACTTTGTCGGGCTGCCTGAGGCCGGAGCCCCAATGCGGGAGCGGACAGGGGCCGTGGGGCTCAGCGAGACCATGTCCTGGTTGGCCAGCTACCTGGAGAATGTGGACCATTTCCCCAGCTCAGCCCCTCCCAG CGAACTGCCCTTTGAGCGGGGTCGCCTGGCTATCCCTCCGGCACCTTCCTGGGCAGAGTTTCTCTCTGCGTCCGCCAGTGGCAAGATGGAGAGTGATTTTGCCCTGCTCACCCTATCGGATCACGAGCAGCGGGAACTGTACGAGGCAGCCCGAGTCATCCAGACGGCCTTCCGAAAGTACAAG GGCCGGCGGCTGAAGGAGCAGCAGGAGGTAGCAGCAGCTGTGATCCAGCGCTGTTACCGGAAGTACAGGCAG TTTGCACTCTATAAGAAGATGACCCAGGCGGCCATCCTGATCCAGAGCAAGTTCCGAAGCTACTATGAACAGAAGCGGTTTCAGCAGAGCCGCCGGGCGGCGGTGCTCATCCAGCAGCACTACCGTTCCTACCGCCGCCGGCCCGGGCCTCCCCACCGGCCCACGGGCACCCTGCCTGCTCGCAACAA AGGCTCCTTTCTCACCAAGAAGCAGGACCAGGCAGCCCGGAAGATCATGAGATTCCTGCGGCGCTGCCGGCACAG GATGAGGGAATTGAAGCAGAACCAGGAGCTGGAAGGGCTTCCCCAACCCGGACTGGCCACCTGA
- the CAMTA2 gene encoding calmodulin-binding transcription activator 2 isoform X6: MFHGIKWSCGNGTEEFSVEQLVQQILDTHPTKPAPRTHACLCSGGLGSGSLTHKCSSTKHRIISPKVEPRALTLTSVPHPHPPEPPPLIAPLPPELPKAHTSPSSSSSSSSSSGFAEPLEIRPSPPTSRGGSSTGGTAILLLTGLEQRTGGLTPTRHLAPQADPRPSMSLAVVVGSEPSAPPAPPSPAFDPDRFLNSPQRGQTYGGGQGVSPDFPETEAAHTPCPALEPAAALEPQAAARGPPPQPRAGGRRGNCFFIQDDDSGEELKAQGAAPPVPSPPPSPAPSPAPLEPSGRVGRGEALFGGAGGASELEPFSLSSFPDLMGELISDEAPSGPAPAPQLSPALSTITDFSPEWSYPEGGVKVLITGPWTEAAEHYSCVFDHIAVPASLVQPGVLRCYCPAHEVGLVSLQVAGREGPLSASVLFEYRARRFLSLPSTQLDWLSLDDNQFRMSILERLEQMEKRMAEIAAAGQAPYQGPDAPPIQDEGQGPGFEARVVVLVESMIPRSTWRGPERLAHGSPFRGMSLLHLAAAQGYARLIETLSQWRSVETGSLDLEQEVDPLNVDHFSCTPLMWACALGHLEAAVLLFRWNRQALSIPDSLGRLPLSVAHSRGHVRLARCLEELQRQEASAEPPLALSPPSSSPDTGLSSVSSPSELSDGTFSVTSAYSSALDGSPPPAPLPTSEITMEMVPGRLSSGAPEAPLLLMDYEATNPKGPPPSPPPLPPAPDGGAAPEETDSPPAVDVIPVDMISLAKQIIEATPERIKREDFVGLPEAGAPMRERTGAVGLSETMSWLASYLENVDHFPSSAPPSELPFERGRLAIPPAPSWAEFLSASASGKMESDFALLTLSDHEQRELYEAARVIQTAFRKYKGRRLKEQQEVAAAVIQRCYRKYRQFALYKKMTQAAILIQSKFRSYYEQKRFQQSRRAAVLIQQHYRSYRRRPGPPHRPTGTLPARNKGSFLTKKQDQAARKIMRFLRRCRHRMRELKQNQELEGLPQPGLAT; encoded by the exons ATGT TTCATGGCATCAAGTGGAGCTGTGGGAACGGGACAGAGGAGTTCTCTGTAGAGCAGCTGGTGCAGCAGATCCTGGACACCCACCCGACCAAGCCTGCACCCCGAACTCACGCCTGTCTCTGCAGTGGGGGCCTTG GTTCTGGGAGCCTTACCCACAAATGCAGCAGCACGAAACACCGCATCATCTCTCCCAAAGTGGAGCCCCGAGCTTTAACCCTGACCTCtgtcccccatccccatccccctgAACCCCCTCCACTGATAGCCCCACTTCCCCCAGAGCTCCCCAAGGCACATACCTCCccatcttcttcttcctcttcctcctcttcctccggCTTTGCGGAACCCCTAGAGATCAGACCTAGCCCTCCCACCTCCCGAGGGGGTTCTTCGACAGGAGGCACCGCTATCCTCCTCCTGACGGGACTGGAGCAGCGAACTGGGGGCTTGACGCCCACCAGGCACTTGGCTCCCCAGGCTGATCCTAGGCCTTCCATGAGCTTGGCTGTAGTCGTAGGCTCTGAGCCCTCTGCCCCACCagctcctcccagccctgcctttgaCCCGGATCGTTTTCTCAACAGCCCACAGAGGGGCCAGACATATGGAGGAGGGCAGGGGGTAAGCCCAGACTTCCCTGAGACAGAGGCTGCGCATACCCCCTGTCCTGCCCTAGAGCCCGCTGCTGCCCTGGAGCCCCAGGCAGCTGCTCGGGGTCCCCCTCCACAGCCCAGAGCAGGCGGGAGAAGAGGAAACTGCTTCTTCATTCAAGATGATGACAGTGGGGAGGAGCTCAAGGCCCAGGGGGCTGCCCCACCTGTACCTTCACCCCCTCCTTCACCCGCACCCTCACCTGCCCCCTTGGAGCCATCGGGCAGAGTAGGAAGAGGGGAGGCCTTGTTTGGAGGAGCTGGTGGGGCCAGTGAACTGGAGCccttcagtctttcatcattccCTGACCTCATGGGAGAACTCATCAGTGACGAAGCTCCGAgtggccctgccccagccccccagcTGTCTCCTGCTCTTAGCACCATCACAGACTTCTCCCCAGAGTGGTCCTACCCTGAG GGTGGGGTCAAGGTGCTCATCACAGGACCTTGGACAGAGGCTGCCGAGCATTACTCCTGCGTCTTCGATCACATCGCAGTGCCAGCCTCCCTTGTCCAGCCTGGTGTCTTACGCTGCTACTGTCCCG CCCATGAGGTTGGGCTGGTGTCTTTGCAGGTGGCAGGGCGGGAGGGACCCCTTTCTGCTTCTGTGCTCTTTGAGTATCGAGCCCGCCGATTCCTGTCACTGCCTAGTACTCAGCTTGACTGGTTGTCACTGGACG ACAACCAGTTCCGGATGTCCATCCTGGAGCGACTGGAGCAGATGGAGAAGCGGATGGCAGAGATTGCAGCAGCTGGGCAGGCCCCCTACCAGGGTCCTGATGCCCCTCCAATTCAG GATGAaggccaggggcccgggttcgaggCACGGGTGGTAGTCTTGGTAGAGAGCATGATCCCACGCTCCACCTGGAGGGGTCCTGAACGTCTGGCCCATGGAAGCCCCTTCCGGGGCATGAGCCTGCTGCACCTGGCCGCTGCCCAGGGCTACGCCCGCCTCATCGAGACCCTGAGCCAGTGGCG GAGTGTGGAGACCGGAAGCTTGGACTTAGAGCAAGAAGTTGACCCACTCAACGTGGACCATTTCTCTTGCACTCCTCTG ATGTGGGCTTGTGCCCTGGGCCACCTGGAGGCTGCCGTGCTCCTTTTCCGTTGGAACAGACAGGCACTGAGCATTCCCGACTCTCTGGGCCGCCTGCCCCTGTCCGTGGCTCATTCCCGGGGTCACGTGCGCCTCGCCCGCTGCCTTGAGGAACTGCAGAGACAGGAAGCTTCAGCTGAGCCCCCGCTTGCCCTGTCGCCGCCCTCCTCCAGCCCAGACACTG GTCTGAGCAGCGTCTCCTCGCCTTCGGAGCTATCGGATGGCACTTTCTCCGTCACATCAGCCTATTCTAGTGCCCTGGATGGGAGTCCTCCCCCTGCTCCTCTGCCGACCTCTGAGATTACTATGGAGATGGTCCCAGGCCGGCTCTCCTCTGGTGCCCCAGAGGCCCCCCTACTCCTCATGGACTATGAAGCCACCAACCCCAAAGGGCCCCCACCCTCACCGCCTCCTCTCCCACCGGCCCCAGATGGTGGGGCTGCTCCAGAGGAAACTGACAGCCCACCAGCTGTGGATGTGATCCCG GTGGACATGATCTCACTGGCCAAGCAGATCATCGAAGCCACACCAGAGCGGATTAAACGGGAGGACTTTGTCGGGCTGCCTGAGGCCGGAGCCCCAATGCGGGAGCGGACAGGGGCCGTGGGGCTCAGCGAGACCATGTCCTGGTTGGCCAGCTACCTGGAGAATGTGGACCATTTCCCCAGCTCAGCCCCTCCCAG CGAACTGCCCTTTGAGCGGGGTCGCCTGGCTATCCCTCCGGCACCTTCCTGGGCAGAGTTTCTCTCTGCGTCCGCCAGTGGCAAGATGGAGAGTGATTTTGCCCTGCTCACCCTATCGGATCACGAGCAGCGGGAACTGTACGAGGCAGCCCGAGTCATCCAGACGGCCTTCCGAAAGTACAAG GGCCGGCGGCTGAAGGAGCAGCAGGAGGTAGCAGCAGCTGTGATCCAGCGCTGTTACCGGAAGTACAGGCAG TTTGCACTCTATAAGAAGATGACCCAGGCGGCCATCCTGATCCAGAGCAAGTTCCGAAGCTACTATGAACAGAAGCGGTTTCAGCAGAGCCGCCGGGCGGCGGTGCTCATCCAGCAGCACTACCGTTCCTACCGCCGCCGGCCCGGGCCTCCCCACCGGCCCACGGGCACCCTGCCTGCTCGCAACAA AGGCTCCTTTCTCACCAAGAAGCAGGACCAGGCAGCCCGGAAGATCATGAGATTCCTGCGGCGCTGCCGGCACAG GATGAGGGAATTGAAGCAGAACCAGGAGCTGGAAGGGCTTCCCCAACCCGGACTGGCCACCTGA
- the CAMTA2 gene encoding calmodulin-binding transcription activator 2 isoform X3, which produces MNTKDTTEVAENSHHLKIFLPKKLLECLPRCALLPPERLRWNTNEEIASYLITFEKHDEWLSCAPKTRPQNGSIILYNRKKVKYRKDGYLWKKRKDGKTTREDHMKLKVQGMENPDIVLVHYLNVPALEDCGKGCSPIFCSISSDRREWLRWSREELLGQLKPMFHGIKWSCGNGTEEFSVEQLVQQILDTHPTKPAPRTHACLCSGGLGSGSLTHKCSSTKHRIISPKVEPRALTLTSVPHPHPPEPPPLIAPLPPELPKAHTSPSSSSSSSSSSGFAEPLEIRPSPPTSRGGSSTGGTAILLLTGLEQRTGGLTPTRHLAPQADPRPSMSLAVVVGSEPSAPPAPPSPAFDPDRFLNSPQRGQTYGGGQGVSPDFPETEAAHTPCPALEPAAALEPQAAARGPPPQPRAGGRRGNCFFIQDDDSGEELKAQGAAPPVPSPPPSPAPSPAPLEPSGRVGRGEALFGGAGGASELEPFSLSSFPDLMGELISDEAPSGPAPAPQLSPALSTITDFSPEWSYPEGGVKVLITGPWTEAAEHYSCVFDHIAVPASLVQPGVLRCYCPAHEVGLVSLQVAGREGPLSASVLFEYRARRFLSLPSTQLDWLSLDDNQFRMSILERLEQMEKRMAEIAAAGQAPYQGPDAPPIQDEGQGPGFEARVVVLVESMIPRSTWRGPERLAHGSPFRGMSLLHLAAAQGYARLIETLSQWRSVETGSLDLEQEVDPLNVDHFSCTPLMWACALGHLEAAVLLFRWNRQALSIPDSLGRLPLSVAHSRGHVRLARCLEELQRQEASAEPPLALSPPSSSPDTGLSSVSSPSELSDGTFSVTSAYSSALDGSPPPAPLPTSEITMEMVPGRLSSGAPEAPLLLMDYEATNPKGPPPSPPPLPPAPDGGAAPEETDSPPAVDVIPVDMISLAKQIIEATPERIKREDFVGLPEAGAPMRERTGAVGLSETMSWLASYLENVDHFPSSAPPSELPFERGRLAIPPAPSWAEFLSASASGKMESDFALLTLSDHEQRELYEAARVIQTAFRKYKGRRLKEQQEVAAAVIQRCYRKYRQFALYKKMTQAAILIQSKFRSYYEQKRFQQSRRAAVLIQQHYRSYRRRPGPPHRPTGTLPARNKGSFLTKKQDQAARKIMRFLRRCRHRMRELKQNQELEGLPQPGLAT; this is translated from the exons ATGAATACCAAGGACACCACCGAGGTTGCTG AGAACAGCCACCACCTGAAGATCTTTCTACCCAAGAAGCTGCTGGAGTGTCTTCCTCGCTGTGCGCTGCTGCCTCCAGAGCGGCTACGGTGGAATACAAATGAG GAGATTGCATCCTACTTGATCACCTTcgagaagcatgatgagtggctATCCTGTGCACCCAAGACAAG GCCTCAGAATGGCTCTATTATCCTCTACAACCGCAAGAAGGTGAAATACCGGAAGGATGGTTACCTCTGGAAGAAGCGGAAGGACGGGAAGACCACCCGAGAGGACCACATGAAGCTGAAGGTCCAGGGCATGGAG AACCCTGACATCGTCCTTGTGCACTACCTGAACGTCCCAGCCCTGGAGGATTGTGGAAAGGGCTGCAGCCCCATCTTTTGTTCCATCAGCAGCGACCGTCGAGAGTGGCTCAGGTGGTCCCGGGAGGAGCTGTTGGGACAGCTGAAGCCCATGT TTCATGGCATCAAGTGGAGCTGTGGGAACGGGACAGAGGAGTTCTCTGTAGAGCAGCTGGTGCAGCAGATCCTGGACACCCACCCGACCAAGCCTGCACCCCGAACTCACGCCTGTCTCTGCAGTGGGGGCCTTG GTTCTGGGAGCCTTACCCACAAATGCAGCAGCACGAAACACCGCATCATCTCTCCCAAAGTGGAGCCCCGAGCTTTAACCCTGACCTCtgtcccccatccccatccccctgAACCCCCTCCACTGATAGCCCCACTTCCCCCAGAGCTCCCCAAGGCACATACCTCCccatcttcttcttcctcttcctcctcttcctccggCTTTGCGGAACCCCTAGAGATCAGACCTAGCCCTCCCACCTCCCGAGGGGGTTCTTCGACAGGAGGCACCGCTATCCTCCTCCTGACGGGACTGGAGCAGCGAACTGGGGGCTTGACGCCCACCAGGCACTTGGCTCCCCAGGCTGATCCTAGGCCTTCCATGAGCTTGGCTGTAGTCGTAGGCTCTGAGCCCTCTGCCCCACCagctcctcccagccctgcctttgaCCCGGATCGTTTTCTCAACAGCCCACAGAGGGGCCAGACATATGGAGGAGGGCAGGGGGTAAGCCCAGACTTCCCTGAGACAGAGGCTGCGCATACCCCCTGTCCTGCCCTAGAGCCCGCTGCTGCCCTGGAGCCCCAGGCAGCTGCTCGGGGTCCCCCTCCACAGCCCAGAGCAGGCGGGAGAAGAGGAAACTGCTTCTTCATTCAAGATGATGACAGTGGGGAGGAGCTCAAGGCCCAGGGGGCTGCCCCACCTGTACCTTCACCCCCTCCTTCACCCGCACCCTCACCTGCCCCCTTGGAGCCATCGGGCAGAGTAGGAAGAGGGGAGGCCTTGTTTGGAGGAGCTGGTGGGGCCAGTGAACTGGAGCccttcagtctttcatcattccCTGACCTCATGGGAGAACTCATCAGTGACGAAGCTCCGAgtggccctgccccagccccccagcTGTCTCCTGCTCTTAGCACCATCACAGACTTCTCCCCAGAGTGGTCCTACCCTGAG GGTGGGGTCAAGGTGCTCATCACAGGACCTTGGACAGAGGCTGCCGAGCATTACTCCTGCGTCTTCGATCACATCGCAGTGCCAGCCTCCCTTGTCCAGCCTGGTGTCTTACGCTGCTACTGTCCCG CCCATGAGGTTGGGCTGGTGTCTTTGCAGGTGGCAGGGCGGGAGGGACCCCTTTCTGCTTCTGTGCTCTTTGAGTATCGAGCCCGCCGATTCCTGTCACTGCCTAGTACTCAGCTTGACTGGTTGTCACTGGACG ACAACCAGTTCCGGATGTCCATCCTGGAGCGACTGGAGCAGATGGAGAAGCGGATGGCAGAGATTGCAGCAGCTGGGCAGGCCCCCTACCAGGGTCCTGATGCCCCTCCAATTCAG GATGAaggccaggggcccgggttcgaggCACGGGTGGTAGTCTTGGTAGAGAGCATGATCCCACGCTCCACCTGGAGGGGTCCTGAACGTCTGGCCCATGGAAGCCCCTTCCGGGGCATGAGCCTGCTGCACCTGGCCGCTGCCCAGGGCTACGCCCGCCTCATCGAGACCCTGAGCCAGTGGCG GAGTGTGGAGACCGGAAGCTTGGACTTAGAGCAAGAAGTTGACCCACTCAACGTGGACCATTTCTCTTGCACTCCTCTG ATGTGGGCTTGTGCCCTGGGCCACCTGGAGGCTGCCGTGCTCCTTTTCCGTTGGAACAGACAGGCACTGAGCATTCCCGACTCTCTGGGCCGCCTGCCCCTGTCCGTGGCTCATTCCCGGGGTCACGTGCGCCTCGCCCGCTGCCTTGAGGAACTGCAGAGACAGGAAGCTTCAGCTGAGCCCCCGCTTGCCCTGTCGCCGCCCTCCTCCAGCCCAGACACTG GTCTGAGCAGCGTCTCCTCGCCTTCGGAGCTATCGGATGGCACTTTCTCCGTCACATCAGCCTATTCTAGTGCCCTGGATGGGAGTCCTCCCCCTGCTCCTCTGCCGACCTCTGAGATTACTATGGAGATGGTCCCAGGCCGGCTCTCCTCTGGTGCCCCAGAGGCCCCCCTACTCCTCATGGACTATGAAGCCACCAACCCCAAAGGGCCCCCACCCTCACCGCCTCCTCTCCCACCGGCCCCAGATGGTGGGGCTGCTCCAGAGGAAACTGACAGCCCACCAGCTGTGGATGTGATCCCG GTGGACATGATCTCACTGGCCAAGCAGATCATCGAAGCCACACCAGAGCGGATTAAACGGGAGGACTTTGTCGGGCTGCCTGAGGCCGGAGCCCCAATGCGGGAGCGGACAGGGGCCGTGGGGCTCAGCGAGACCATGTCCTGGTTGGCCAGCTACCTGGAGAATGTGGACCATTTCCCCAGCTCAGCCCCTCCCAG CGAACTGCCCTTTGAGCGGGGTCGCCTGGCTATCCCTCCGGCACCTTCCTGGGCAGAGTTTCTCTCTGCGTCCGCCAGTGGCAAGATGGAGAGTGATTTTGCCCTGCTCACCCTATCGGATCACGAGCAGCGGGAACTGTACGAGGCAGCCCGAGTCATCCAGACGGCCTTCCGAAAGTACAAG GGCCGGCGGCTGAAGGAGCAGCAGGAGGTAGCAGCAGCTGTGATCCAGCGCTGTTACCGGAAGTACAGGCAG TTTGCACTCTATAAGAAGATGACCCAGGCGGCCATCCTGATCCAGAGCAAGTTCCGAAGCTACTATGAACAGAAGCGGTTTCAGCAGAGCCGCCGGGCGGCGGTGCTCATCCAGCAGCACTACCGTTCCTACCGCCGCCGGCCCGGGCCTCCCCACCGGCCCACGGGCACCCTGCCTGCTCGCAACAA AGGCTCCTTTCTCACCAAGAAGCAGGACCAGGCAGCCCGGAAGATCATGAGATTCCTGCGGCGCTGCCGGCACAG GATGAGGGAATTGAAGCAGAACCAGGAGCTGGAAGGGCTTCCCCAACCCGGACTGGCCACCTGA